A window from Petrotoga miotherma DSM 10691 encodes these proteins:
- a CDS encoding alkaline phosphatase codes for MKVLEVKKILLVFLITLLVYLSFSFDYVFLFIADGMGIPHMQLSNMYKQYLYTDQLHILELPYYGMVETSSMNGVTDSAAAITAILSKEKTYNDRININPDDEKILPITYELKKQGYKIGVITTNTIIDATPAGAYAFVENRKDYQKITQDLLESNFDLFIGGGKAYLKDSNTKEYGYFYTETLDRIPSLDDEIVMLYYGNFPFLTDDPNRVTLEETLNYALSKFNGSPFFILIEGGRIDHAAHAHDTYSMINEILDFDKAVKVAIDFYKQYPQDTLIIVTADHSTGGXG; via the coding sequence ATGAAGGTGTTAGAAGTGAAGAAAATTTTGTTGGTTTTTCTCATTACCCTTTTAGTTTATCTTTCTTTTTCATTTGACTATGTTTTTTTGTTTATAGCTGATGGAATGGGAATTCCACACATGCAGTTATCTAATATGTATAAGCAATATTTATACACAGATCAACTACACATCCTAGAATTACCTTACTATGGAATGGTTGAAACTTCTTCGATGAATGGTGTAACGGATTCAGCAGCAGCCATAACAGCAATTTTATCTAAAGAAAAAACCTACAACGATAGAATAAACATTAATCCTGATGATGAAAAAATACTTCCCATTACTTATGAACTAAAAAAACAAGGGTACAAAATTGGTGTCATAACAACCAACACCATCATTGATGCTACCCCTGCGGGTGCTTATGCTTTCGTTGAAAATAGAAAAGATTACCAAAAGATAACGCAAGATCTTTTAGAAAGTAATTTTGATCTTTTCATAGGGGGAGGAAAAGCTTATCTTAAGGATAGCAACACAAAAGAGTACGGATATTTTTACACAGAAACACTTGATAGGATTCCGTCTCTTGATGATGAAATTGTTATGTTATATTATGGGAATTTCCCCTTTTTAACGGATGATCCAAACAGAGTAACGTTAGAAGAAACGTTAAATTATGCATTGAGTAAATTTAATGGTTCTCCTTTTTTCATTTTAATAGAAGGGGGAAGAATCGATCACGCTGCACATGCACATGATACTTATTCAATGATAAACGAAATATTAGATTTTGACAAGGCAGTGAAGGTTGCTATCGATTTTTATAAGCAATATCCTCAAGATACCTTGATCATAGTGACTGCAGATCATTCAACGGGTGGGNNGGGTTAA
- a CDS encoding sodium:calcium antiporter yields MIGVTIVAIGTSLPELVTAIVAAIKHSDDIVMGNIVGSNTFNVAAILGISALINGAKADRPVTFDVSYGLLLALVLLLGTMMKKDRKVGRGLGSILFSLYVIYIIISIRIG; encoded by the coding sequence TTGATAGGGGTAACTATAGTTGCGATTGGGACTTCTCTTCCGGAATTAGTTACCGCTATTGTTGCAGCGATCAAACATTCAGATGATATAGTGATGGGAAATATAGTTGGTTCTAATACATTCAACGTCGCTGCCATACTGGGTATATCAGCACTGATAAATGGCGCCAAGGCAGATAGACCGGTTACTTTTGATGTTTCTTATGGGCTGTTACTGGCATTGGTCTTGTTGCTTGGTACGATGATGAAAAAAGATAGAAAAGTTGGAAGAGGTTTAGGTTCCATACTATTTTCTTTGTATGTAATCTACATAATAATTAGTATAAGAATTGGATAA